Proteins encoded by one window of Panicum virgatum strain AP13 chromosome 7N, P.virgatum_v5, whole genome shotgun sequence:
- the LOC120681948 gene encoding dynamin-related protein 5A-like, which produces MAANRLAMPAGRTPNPLESPSSSTRQAASAADWNWKARFEAYNRLQAAAADLGEKLPIPEIVAVGGQSDGKSSLLEALLGFRFNLREVEMGTRRPLVLQMVHDPTAHDPRCRFKEEDSEEYGSPLVVATEIADVIKQRTQSHLQKIQAAVSSEPIFMRAEYAHCPNLTVIDTPGLVLKPMKGEPDTTPEEILSMVKSIASPPHRLLLFLQQSSVEWRSSLWLDTIREIDPSFRRTIIIVSKFDNRLKEVSERWEIDSYLSASGYLGDNIHPFFVALPNDRGTTTDEGFRSRICQVDIDVLRHLQEKVKGGFSEEKYAPYIGFSCLRKHLESEIQKRYKEAVPATLALLEERCIGVSEDLSRLESKLQATSDVSQLRRSATLHVASICRHLHHLLVGAADLDPELWGLTTEEEKKHSGIVRWPGITIALEPANFSLKLYGGAAFERVIHEFHCAAYSMKCPPLSREKVANIPVARAEKGRCSGLTMAAADIARAAARSFLAPLIDTACDRLAFILQSLFELAMECSRNHDSRYNQNAEDMDGYVGFLAAVRRSYYKFVEDLSKQCKQTVRHHLDSVTSPYYHFPGVTFLDLSDSGSVLELPGDSIGGKKKGNGNMIDGGAKKKHATMPAYANTNSNHHSNDIPGADDLVSKSGSSYSSICSIYAQYFAKMREVLIERSVPCELNSGFLTPCHERLFLALGFELFAVKDDKFMNMFVAPGAVDAIQNERESLLKHQKTFVSCLNEFKNISSTL; this is translated from the exons ATGGCCGCTAATCGCCTTGCAATGCCGGCGGGGAGAACACCGAACCCTTTGGAGTCGCCGTCCTCATCCACCAGGCAagccgcgtcggcggcggacTGGAACTGGAAGGCGCGGTTCGAGGCGTACAACCGGCtgcaggcagcggcggcggatctcGGGGAGAAGCTCCCGATCCCGGAGATCGTGGCGGTGGGAGGCCAGTCGGACGGGAAGAGCTCCCTCCTGGAGGCCCTCCTCGGCTTCCGGTTCAATCTACGCGAGGTCGAGATGGGCACCCGCCGCCCCCTGGTCCTCCAGATGGTTCATGACCCCACCGCCCACGATCCCCGGTGCCGCTTCAAG GAGGAGGACTCGGAGGAGTATGGGAGCCCACTGGTGGTGGCCACGGAAATCGCTGACGTCATTAAGCAGCGCACGCAGTCGCATCTCCAGAAGATCCAGGCCGCCGTCTCGTCCGAGCCCATCTTCATGAGGGCCGAGTACGCCCACTGCCCCAACCTCACCGTCATTGACACTCCAGGTTTGGTGCTTAAG CCTATGAAGGGTGAGCCAGACACCACACCGGAGGAGATCCTGTCGATGGTGAAGTCAATAGCCAGCCCGCCCCACCGTCTCCTTTTGTTCCTCCAGCAGAGCAGCGTCGAATGGAGATCTTCGCTCTGGCTGGATACTATCAGAGAGATTGATCCCTCGTTCAGGCGCACGATTATCATCGTCTCTAAGTTTGACAACCGCCTCAAG GAAGTCAGTGAAAGGTGGGAAATTGATAGTTACTTGAGTGCCAGCGGTTACCTTGGGGATAACATCCACCCTTTCTTTGTGGCTCTTCCAAATGATCGTGGAACGACCACCGACGAGGGGTTTCGTAGCCGAATCTGCCAGGTTGATATCGACGTGTTGCGTCACTTGCAGGAAAAGGTGAAAGGGGGTTTTAGCGAAGAGAAATATGCACCATACATTGGGTTTTCCTGCCTCAGGAAGCACCTTGAATCTGAAATTCAAAAGAGGTACAAAGAAGCAGTTCCAGCCACCCTAGCACTGTTAGAGGAGCGATGCATTGGGGTTtcagaagacctatccagactGGAATCCAAACTGCAAGCAACTTCTGATGTCAGTCAGCTGAGGAGATCGGCAACGCTTCACGTTGCTTCTATTTGCAGGCATTTG CATCACCTGCTTGTTGGAGCAGCTGATCTAGACCCCGAGCTATGGGGTTTAACTACTGAAGAGGAAAAGAAACATAGTGGTATTGTCAGATGGCCTGGCATTACCATTGCACTAGAACCTGCCAACTTCAGTCTCAAGTTGTATGGCGGTGCTGCTTTTGAAAGAGTAATACATGAATTCCATTGTGCAGCGTACTCAATGAAGTGCCCTCCATTGTCAAGGGAGAAG GTTGCAAACATACCAGTTGCTCGTGCTGAGAAAGGCAGGTGCAGTGGATTGACTATGGCAGCAGCTGACATAGCACGTGCAGCCGCACGATCATTTCTTGCTCCTCTTATTGATACTGCATGTGATAGGCTTGCCTTTATCCTACAAAGTCTATTTGAACTTGCAATGGAGTGTAGCCGCAATCATGATTCAAGAT ATAATCAAAATGCTGAAGATATGGATGGATATGTTGGCTTCCTTGCTGCTGTCCGGCGCTCATATTATAAGTTTGTGGAGGATTTGTCCAAGCAATGCAAGCAAACAGTGCGACATCACCTTGATTCAGTTACGAGTCCCTACTACCACTTCCCTGGGGTCACATTTTTGGACCTGTCAGACAGTGGATCTGTGCTGGAGCTGCCAGGTGATTCGATTGGTGGTAAGAAGAAAGGCAATGGAAACATGATTGATGGTGGGGCAAAGAAAAAGCACGCGACTATGCCTGCATATGCTAACACTAACAGCAACCATCACAGCAATGACATCCCTGGTGCTGATGATCTGGTCTCAAAGTCTGGGTCATCGTACTCTAGCATATGCTCAATATATGCTCAATATTTTGCTAAAATGcgagaagtcctgatcgaaaGGAGTGTTCCCTGTGAATTGAATTCTGGGTTCCTAACACCGTG
- the LOC120682977 gene encoding putative UDP-glucose glucosyltransferase, with translation MAQIIASARTRHEIVIAKNEQIRDLDAHVGELEGLIEERDVLLDNRDADFALLEQQFTVQQLEADVVAVLPGVTLRPPELIPVGPLIELQQQQRQEEDEVRKDLIKAAADCVEWLDAQPPRSVVYASVGSVVVLSPGEVMEMAHGLASMGRPFLWVVRPDTQPHLPAGFLDSVSVRGAVVPWSPQERMLAHPSTACFLTHCGWNSMLETVAAGVPMVAFP, from the exons ATGGCCCAGATCATTGCTTCTGCACGGACCCGCCATGAGATAGTGATTGCTAAGAATGAGCAGATCagggatcttgatgcccatgtTGGCGAACTGGAGGGTCTAATTGAGGAGCGCGATGTTCTCTTGGACAACAGGgatgctgactttgcacttCTTGAGCAGCAGTTCACCGTCCAGCAG CTGGAGGCGGACGTGGTGGCCGTGCTCCCCGGCGTGACGCTGCGCCCGCCGGAGCTCATCCCCGTGGGGCCGCTCATTgagctccagcagcagcagaggcaggAGGAAGACGAGGTGCGCAAGGACCTGATcaaggccgccgccgactgCGTGGAGTGGCTGGACGCGCAGCCGCCGCGGTCCGTGGTGTACGCGTCAGTGGGCAGCGTGGTGGTGCTGTCCCCCGGCGAGGTCATGGAGATGGCGCACGGGCTGGCATCGATGGGGCGGCCATTCCTGTGGGTGGTGCGGCCGGACACCCAGCCGCACCTGCCCGCGGGGTTCCTGGACTCCGTGTCCGTGCGCGGCGCGGTGGTGCCGTGGAGCCCGCAGGAGCGCATGCTGGCGCACCCGTCGACGGCGTGCTTCCTGAcgcactgcgggtggaactcgaTGTTGGAGACGGTGGCAGCAGGGGTGCCCATGGTGGCGTTCCCGTAG